In Metopolophium dirhodum isolate CAU chromosome 5, ASM1992520v1, whole genome shotgun sequence, the sequence tcattatcacattaatacaaatactataaaaaaatgttaatacttttaaaaacctGATAGTTTCATTTAAACAACATTACTTACAAAGCGATTGTAGCTTTTTTTTATGGCTGCTGAGGTTTTGGCTAATAATTCCTTTTTCAGATGtcattaacttataaaatatgtcctTAAGCAAATGTTGTGAATTGGTAgtatcttttttaaattgatcaaTAAGGTCACAtccaacaattaatttaaattccgGTATTTCTAATTGACATAATATGAATTACTAtgataaaaattactatattttaaaaacataatatacaagtaccttctaaaaaaaatctaatttcagAATATGGACGGAAACCACAAAGTCCTTCAAAGTTACTAAGTGCAATAGCCATTTCTGGTTTATGATTAGAATCTTGATATAGTTCAGGATATTGCTTATGTAGTTCTTCAGCATAATCCTAAATTAataaggtaaaaataataatgttgacacagcttatcaatatatttttaccttaGATGGATGCACTTGGATGGAAAGGGCCGAGTTTATGGATAACACTTTCATTAGAAATGGCAATTCATCACCAAATTTCAATCTAGACTTTTCGCCCAACGCTTCATTGTTGCTTTTAATCCATTCACTCAATTTCTGCCCAGAACTTTTTACCAACGAAGGACTTTTATGAAGAGCGCCCATCCATAATTCAGCATAGAACTGTTTTTCATCTATAGAATCTATATGTTGGCCAGCTAAACTCAGGCGGCTAACTTCACTCGCAAAACCTTTTTTCCCCCACAAGTAATTTTGAATGAAACATTGCAACTCAAAAACTTCAAGCATGGTtgcaaaattttcttttaactaaaaaataaaaataaatttttaaatttaaaataataacaatttaatgaaaCTACCGCAGACTGAAGAAAAAATTTGATAGTCGTAAAGTCAAAGTCAAATAAGTTACACGTAAAACGTTAAATGACCAATTAGATTATGCCATAgataagttttgttttttattcgtgCGGTAAACCATAGATGCTTAGAAGTAGGCatatgactaaataaataatacatttattcagtCATGAGCAGAGGCATTATCACTCGAGTAACACATCATCAATAGGTTTTATacacgatttaaaatatatcgtgatttttttattagagtCAAGATtacgaattttatttatttataattggaaTTTTAACACAATCATATTGTACGGGATTAATGTGTTATGCGTATTTATGTgcattgtatttttgttcaatattgtaaaataatacactaCCTGTCAGTCGCCGCTCAGGCTgtctacctatttaaatatgtaataacctattcatatttcatatttaaaaaattaaaaattgttagcaATTAACTGATAACCAcgaatatagataaaaaaaaatatttggttacgCAATACGATTATgggtatgatataaatattgttacacgtcatatttgtataatagaCAAGAGTGTAGTTCGCGTGGTCTTGACAGGCTGCGCTGATCAACTGAACCCGATGTACTACGCACATGCGCAGTAGTcagtaaatgttttaataaactgtgtataaaaatactgtgtagatatataaaatataaataacgcgAATTGCCAAGGACCGCACTACCCATCTCAGCCGTCTTATATGCTCCATCTATCAATAGGCgcaataggggggggggggcttagggGCCTCCATCATAGATAcatataaatgatttatatgACTATGGCCTCGATCGATCCCTCGTACATGTTGtggaaaaaaagaatattttgattaaatgcaAATCGAGGTAATCGTTGCGGAGTATTGTTGGAATTACAATCGTATGTTggagtgaaaaataaacattttttcatgatCACAATATTACGAGTAATATagtcacggactaagatagtaGTCTAAAGCATGACAAATAAGATTAAGATAACGAGATCAACGAATAAGATCTCATTTGTCATGGTCTATAGCACGGTTAAAAGATATCCGTGGTCTAtagtatatcttagtccgtggtgtAGTGCGTGCGAGAGCCCTCCGTACCACAGtccacagatatatatataataactagataGCCGACTAAAGGGCCTATATAAGGTGTTATAGGCTCTCAACGACTaagatatcttagtccgtgtagGTTAGTGTATAGACcaataaactaatggacagcgcattccactccgccctgccatcgatgcacgggaatcatataagagaaagaaagaGCAAACAAtggatattttaactaatatactGGGCGACAGAAATGTGAACTTTTTGTCGCCTAGTAGACGGATGCATTTAATTACTGGGCGACAaccattttttgtaaaaaatatcgatgtttgaaattattataaaattttgattatttattatgtttaattttgttatttatttatgacgtatatcatttcgtttgacaaataattattgagcATAGAAAATCCATGTGACCGTTCACCGTAGCCCGTAGGCAGTACTTATCCATAGAATAATACAATCCAAAAAAGTGATTTATTCCACGCGGCATGCGACAATGCGACATGTTGTATCTGGTCGTAAGTAGTCCCGGCAAATATCTACAAAttgattgtttttgattttattttagtccTTGTTCCTACGAGCTATtagctaaataattatttcactttgaacctttaaacagtttaaacgtTCAAGTCTTCAAAGTAATACGTCATACGATATTACAACAACAGGACGACTTTcggtaaataatgatttaaaatctaatattttatacttggacTAGTTGGACTTAATACAGTacctattttcaataattaataattataatatattacaaaatacaaaaatactaaatgaaatatatatgtatactttgataataaattaccattggttataaatactagtaaaaatagtattggtgtaatataattaatgttctgTTAATTTCtgtcaatattcaatataataactattattacaaattattatatattaggtaattaatataatatttaatattttggattattattagtttatttttaaattcatttttacaaaatgtaatatatttttatctgtgGTTTAGGAATAACATTAACATAacgtgacaataaaataaagtaactcATGAAACATAAGTTACTAAATaacatggaaaaaaatgtaactatctttatttaagttagttaaaagtaacaaaagttctttgaaaaagtttaaaaaaaataatataattttaattcttatatctatttttgtagtgatatttattatactcctatattatgtatattgtatgtcatTGACAATATTGATtcctttttttgtaattaataagaattaatttacctaactcataaattatttgtaattatttatgtgttgTGAGTTTTGATAGTATTGTTAGATATAGGtaatgttttctataatatttaatactgaaaagTTCTTTATaagctcataatattatgttgattttgaTAGTCtgcgtgaatttttttttttatgtcgccCAGGgataatttcttaaaatgtcCACTGGAACgaagagagaaagaacataaagtgGGTAATCATTGACATAtgaaactaatactatatttcccccacgttctcttttctcttttacttTATATCGTACCCCCTCTCTCTCTAAGCATTGTCCTTTAGTAAGTTTATATGTCTATGGTGTAGGCTCTCTAGCCGACTCCATATTCAACaacattattgaattattatgatGCCCAACGCCATTTGTCACTTGGGCAAAGTTTACAAATTCTAATCGTTTTGATTGGCAACGGGCTCGTTTGATATGAAATgttgttgtttattatcatattaccttTCTAACGATTAGTAAACACTGCCCAAGTTGTACATGGCTACCAGCGTCATTGATAAGAAGAAGTCGGCCatctacttattatatatatctgtggtCACGCATccttataattatcatttatctctAATCGTCGTCAAGGCTAAATACCACAGATTTCTATATACTAatctatatagatatatgtGCTAAACACGGACTTATACTATACACCCCGGTCTTAGAACCCTATATAGAGCCAAGGTGTTTTGATAGAACTATATAGAAATCTGTCATCTGGATCTGTGTGACTAAAGTCAAAATACCCATACAATGAGTAATGTTTACTGATAAGAAACAAAAACAGAATTACACAAACAAATAGATATTATTGGTagtgttttcatattttttttttgtgttttctctttatcttttattgttatatttaaaaaatatatcgtaGGACACTAGGACGCGACTACGCGAGTAGAATTTGAAGAACTGGTGAGTCATAATTGtcatttattacatttcataccttattttatttagaaaaaatatctttatttaatgACTTAAATCAATTACACTGTTACAACATTTGAATCAGTTAAccttattattgttgatatttaCCCTTCTCGTAGTAGACCAATTTGGAATAAAAAATCTGCAGCAGTATGCCGTTGGAATGGTTATTTGGGCGTCGTATGTCGCCCGATGAGATGTTGAGAAAGAATCAGCGTGCTCTGAATAAAGCAATGCGTGATTTGGATCGGGAAAAAATGAGAATGGAACAGCAAGAAAAGAAAATCATTGTGGACATCAAGAAAATGGCTAAAGATGGACAGATGGtgagtcatattttatatattctatacatttttcgtcataagaattaattattgaatgatttataatttatctctATCATGTTTGACGGGTTAACTGttaagtacattatttttctGGATATCAACAGTTATGCAATTGTTGGGTATTCATTTAGTATGTGACTATCAAAGCGaagattatatatattatatacggacaATGTTCGGGTACCAATCTATTAacattcaaaatacatttttcaaagttttttaaGTGATATACAAActgtatttctaaatattttttttaaatagaatgcaatagtataaataaaagtattattaatacaataagcAGTAGCCAAACAAAACATGTTAATCAACAAATCATTGCTCTATACAAATGtcaattatcatttaattaaacaaaaacacagTATTTCCTAACATTTTTAGGTCTAATGCTAACTATAACCAAATTCATTCATACAATATGTTGTGATACATGAGGTATAGATGTTATTGTTtcattcagtaaaaaaaaagaagaaaaaaatgttttaacctTATTTGTTTGtatctatatacaataaattttaaattcttttttgaTGACCTATAATCTAAAAcacgtttaaattttaatatgagACAAAAATGAACAGTTTCTTCTTTCTTTACCATATGTTTGTGttggataaaattattttttgatctgCATTAACCTATGACTTAAAAACTTTATGCATGTTTATactttcaaataaacatttatatttaaaaaaaaaaggacttaaaaaagtaatttaagtaggtaggtaccaggtattttatatattttttatttaatcaataattgtatcatCTGTATCCTAGTAaccaaattatacatttatgtatagaaaaaaaaagatagtTCTAGGTCCTTcagtacttactacttatataAACATAAGTTGATAATATCTagtatagttataagttatatttttacttaactatctaaaagtcaataatataaattagtaaactTTGTGAAAATGGTTATTTCTTTATTgggtatttatctttattagtaatatttgtGTTTAGTAATGAAATCAATAAAGTCAAGAACAAAGCGTATAGTTCCACCTTTTAGTTCTCAATCACGACAACCAAATACAATTGTAGCTGGTCCTCCACGATCACGCTCATGTCAAACACCAATTGGAAATACTGCATTTCGTCGTTATTATGATAGAGGTGACTTTATGTTGTCTGTCGATAGTGGGCGAGTTATGTGGAAAAcatcatttgaaaatatagattATCACCATtacttaccaattttttttgatgGATTACGTGAAGTTGCATACCCATACCGTGCAGTGGCAGAGCGTGGAGCTACAGATATGTTAAAAAACGGTACACCAGATCGTATACTGCCTGTTGTGCCGCAATTGATTATTCCAATAAAATTAGCACTTAACACTGGTCATCCAGATGTAGTTATAGCTACATTGAAAATGGTTCAAACCTTAGTAACATCGGCTGATATGGTAGGAGAAGCTCTAGTACCCTATTATAGACAAATATTACCACCCCTCAATGTATACAAGaatcttaataaaaatacaggCGATGGAATTGATTATGCTCAATATCAACAAGAAGATGTTGGGGACTTGGTGAACAATACTTTAGAAATTCTTGAAAGACACGGAGGAGCTCAtgcttttattaatatcaaatacatGATTCCAACTTATGAGTCAAGTGTGGCa encodes:
- the LOC132945159 gene encoding mannose-6-phosphate isomerase isoform X1 encodes the protein MLEVFELQCFIQNYLWGKKGFASEVSRLSLAGQHIDSIDEKQFYAELWMGALHKSPSLVKSSGQKLSEWIKSNNEALGEKSRLKFGDELPFLMKVLSINSALSIQVHPSKDYAEELHKQYPELYQDSNHKPEMAIALSNFEGLCGFRPYSEIRFFLEEIPEFKLIVGCDLIDQFKKDTTNSQHLLKDIFYKLMTSEKGIISQNLSSHKKKLQSLCDDKKSVFLAKLFNQLDCWFPNDVGCFCIYFLNYIQLSPGQAIYLGANEPHAYIYGDCIECMACSDNVVRAGLTPKYIDVKTLCRVLNFNGAPAESKLFCGVKEDSYTTLFRPPVPDFAVACIKVPADEIYELLKRDVASIIIVVRGQGKITAPQDLVLSTGKVFMVPANVILQIHVGFESLELYQAFVNL
- the LOC132945159 gene encoding mannose-6-phosphate isomerase isoform X2 encodes the protein MLEVFELQCFIQNYLWGKKGFASEVSRLSLAGQHIDSIDEKQFYAELWMGALHKSPSLVKSSGQKLSEWIKSNNEALGEKSRLKFGDELPFLMKVLSINSALSIQVHPSKDYAEELHKQYPELYQDSNHKPEMAIALSNFEGLCGFRPYSEIRFFLEEIPEFKLIVGCDLIDQFKKDTTNSQHLLKDIFYKLMTSEKGIISQNLSSHKKKLQSLCDDKKSVFLAKLFNQLDCWFPNDVGCFCIYFLNYIQLSPDCIECMACSDNVVRAGLTPKYIDVKTLCRVLNFNGAPAESKLFCGVKEDSYTTLFRPPVPDFAVACIKVPADEIYELLKRDVASIIIVVRGQGKITAPQDLVLSTGKVFMVPANVILQIHVGFESLELYQAFVNL
- the LOC132945164 gene encoding parkin coregulated gene protein-like, with translation MKSIKSRTKRIVPPFSSQSRQPNTIVAGPPRSRSCQTPIGNTAFRRYYDRGDFMLSVDSGRVMWKTSFENIDYHHYLPIFFDGLREVAYPYRAVAERGATDMLKNGTPDRILPVVPQLIIPIKLALNTGHPDVVIATLKMVQTLVTSADMVGEALVPYYRQILPPLNVYKNLNKNTGDGIDYAQYQQEDVGDLVNNTLEILERHGGAHAFINIKYMIPTYESSVAN